One Mastacembelus armatus chromosome 10, fMasArm1.2, whole genome shotgun sequence DNA window includes the following coding sequences:
- the ccdc85b gene encoding coiled-coil domain-containing protein 85B, which produces MGSEGEIINRELSKMSDEDLLACSKEELVSRLRKEESEKISALIQRGRLIKEVNKQLQGHLLEIRELKVINQRLQEENVELRDLCCFLDDDRLKVKKLAREWQLFGHHAAKVMREDLGGYLKKLADLERMQDGLVKENLDLKELCLILEEECVSRSDSSPGGSTELNLPCMVARDLGDGSSSTGSVGSPDQLHLVCSPDD; this is translated from the coding sequence atggGCAGCGAAGGTGAGATAATAAATAGAGAACTGTCAAAGATGTCTGACGAGGATTTGCTGGCGTGCTCCAAAGAGGAGCTGGTGAGCCGGCTGCGTAAAGAGGAGTCAGAGAAAATATCAGCTCTCATCCAGCGAGGACGGCTGATAAAGGAggtaaacaaacagctgcagggaCACCTCCTAGAAATCAGGGAACTGAAAGTCATCAATCAGCGCCTACAGGAGGAAAACGTAGAGCTGCGGGACCTGTGTTGCTTCCTGGACGACGACCGGCTCAAAGTGAAGAAGCTGGCCAGGGAATGGCAGCTGTTCGGGCATCACGCAGCAAAAGTGATGCGAGAGGACCTGGGCGGGTACTTGAAAAAGCTCGCCGACCTGGAGCGCATGCAGGACGGCCTGGTGAAGGAGAATTTGGATCTGAAGGAGCTGTGTCTGATCCTGGAGGAGGAGTGTGTCAGCAGGAGCGACTCCAGCCCCGGTGGGTCCACTGAGCTCAACCTGCCCTGCATGGTGGCCCGGGACCTGGGAGACGGAAGCTCAAGCACAGGCAGCGTGGGAAGTCCTGACCAGCTTCATCTAGTGTGCTCACCTGATGACTGA